Below is a genomic region from Gadus macrocephalus chromosome 14, ASM3116895v1.
tgtggtgaaaacgtgccctctgaatcaactgaataaaaacagtgaacatgaaagactgcagtgttttatataaagtagaccagtgtgttgctgctgatctgaaagtgtattcatatgatgcaagtgtgtatcattttgacatcagagtgccctttttacaaagaattgttaggtttcgatagccgagtttcaatttgacatagatgtgaatggtttatttcccagtgttgttgtcttatttgcttgtgtgttgagttttgacacaacgAGTCAAATTTTGCAAAACGTGTTCAAgcacttgaaaaaaactgtaaatacgatagcgtcggatagcgtcatctttgccggcctgcagctagccagcaacgttattgatgaatgagaggcgtgatccttttctcgtaaacgagatccttatgtcgtaaatatgatatcttatctcgtaattacgagatctttatctcgtaattacgagatctttatctcataattacgagatccgtatctcgtaattacgagatcttttctcgtaattacgagatccttatctcgtaattacgagatattatcttgtaattacgagatccttatctcgtaattacgagatattatcttgtaattacgagatcctgagtgtgctaacggctacattagctgtgaaacttttttttatttggtgaatgctcagcgccaccgtaagGAAGAAATCTAGAGAAAGAACCCAGATTGGTGGAACCTCCTTCCAGGGttgatcaggagtgcaatgggtccCATAATtgacgtacgtacgtacgtacgtacgtacgtacgtacgtacgtacatacatacatacatacatacatacatacatacatacatgcatacatgcatacatacatacatacatacatacatacatacatacatacatacatacaggacATTTTAAAATCGGTGATGGGGTCGTTTAAATGTAAGGAGTGTTCAGGGATTCATTTGTAGTCACTGTGATATGCCAGACGTCCAGTCGAggtccttaatgaccggtcattaaggagcaattaggggttagacagtgcagagacatgtcattaagggcCTGTTGGGGTTAGAAAAGGAATACAGATAACAAAGTAAGGGTTGGCCAGTGAATAGGCACAGGCAGGAGTGTCTGtcatttacattattattattaattgattCATAGTTTTAATGGAGCAGACTTTTGAACATAGTTGACTAAaatccatttatttttaatgttcttagaggaaggaggaggatcTTGCAGTTTTCAAGTTAATATTGACGACAGACGGGAGCGAGGATGAGACAGATATTGTTAATTTACTCCATGTTTAAAAACCTTGGGAagggagggaaaaaaaatattttctggATTTAATCACATGGATGCTAGTGGGTTAGTTTTAGGGTTTTAGGGAGCCAACTTTATAACGATGAATAAACGTTTTTAAGTTATTCTTATGCGGAGGATAACTCAATAGTATTGATCAAAGTTGGTTCAAATATGGATAAATAAAATATGCATAGGCTACTGGAAAATGACTGCTTGATTGCCAACTTTCAGTTATGGTGACTATAATTACTTTTAATATTACTGTTATAGGATCAAAACTCCAGTATTACATTCTCATCACATTCTGACCCATTAAATTACATATAATTCTAGGTCTGATACTTGAGGTCCAATTGAAAGACATTGAACACAAACAAGGCTCTTGTCTTGAAATCTTGAAAAACATCTTCACTGAAGATCAAGGAGACGAGGTGAAGACGCCATGTTTCGTAAGCAAGGGCTAGCCATGGCACCGCTGAGTCTAGACTTCAAATGAGTCTCACCTCCAGAGCTAATGAACTGCTACAAGCAGCTTAGCTTTGGCTCTGCGTATTAGCTCGGAGAATTAGCGCCCATTGTTTGCTTTAGCACATAGCTGCAGTTCATTTGATATGCTAATAGCGGCCTTACACACTAATGTGAGCTAATGTGCTGAGATCTTTCATCTGCGGGTGTCAGTGTGGTGGGATGAAAAGAAAACAGAGGAATGAGGGTCCATCATGAAGACACTGGCGTGTGTGGATTAGGAAGAATTAGCTTTGGGAAAGCACTCATTAGTGTAATGAAACTTCCTCAGATACAATGCATTTCCCATTTCTTCAGATTGAATCATTTATTTTCTAAGGGGTTCTGATGTGTGaaacttttcctttttattCCTCTTGATGTTTATATGCTAAGAAAAAAGTTGTGGAATAGGTTAGTGGTACATAAGAAGAATATCATATCCGTTTACAGGCTGTGTGTCTGAATGGTGGAAGCCAGAGACTGACGATGGTTTACTTCCTtgtctctcttctgctctttcgCGTTCCACTTTACAGAGTATGTTGGACATTCAAATATTAAAGTTGCCTTGATTTCAATTtgatactccccccccccccccccccccccccaacccaccagGTCCATCAATGTCTACAGGgtgacaagcccccccccctgaccaaAGCCTTATGAGTAAAGATTACAACTCAGTCAAGGCATAAGTGATGACAACATAGATACCGTAACACTGGTTATCGTACCTCTTGTCACCTGCGGTCCCTCTATTTACCGTTGTACCATTTATTCATCTCAGAAGACAGTTTCTTCCAAAGTGGTGAGCAGGTCGTTGCGGAGCAGGTAGAGGGCACCGCGCtcaggatgcctacaggtagactcgGTCCTCAAACCCCAGACCTGTCAGCCCCACGCCCTACGGCCACTACACTATCCTCTAGAAGTATTCACGGTTTTATTACCAAAGCAGACCCCATAGCTGACCTCAGAGCCCTGGGAATGGACTCTGCCTCACCTGTCAGAGGTGACAGTGTCGTCATGGTAACACTTGGTgttacaaacacaacaaaccaaCGAGTGGATTTGAATATCATTCGAATGCACGACAGTGCATCATCCTTCAACCGGAGCCACAGTAAGGATAAGAAGCAGACAGTGCCGTTGGTCATGGTTTGAAGATAGGGGATGTTCTTTGAAAAAACGTCAAACTGCAGTGTAAACAACTTCCTGTCTTTGATGTCACTTCCTTCCCTTCATGAGCTCATAATGTGTGTAAATCCACTAATCAAATTCAATTAACACATTGATTCAACGTTTGAGAGGTTTAGCCTAATCCCCTGagttgtgtgagtctgtgtgtgtttgtgtgtgtgtgtgtgtgtgtgtgtgtgtgtgcgtgcagttgtgtgtatgtgctcttgtgtttttgtgtgtgtggatgtgtatttgtgcagttctgtgtatgtgcttgtgtgtgtatgtgcctgtgtgtgtgtttgtgtgtgtgtgtgtgtgtgtgtgtgtgtgtgtgtgtgtgtgtgtgtgtgtgtgtgtgtgtgcctgtgtgtgtgtgtgtgtgtgtgtgtgtgtgtgtgtgtgtatgtgcctgtgtgtgtgtgtgtgtgtgtgtgtgtgtgtgtgtgtgtgtgtgtgtgtgtgcctgtgtgtgtgtgtgtgtgtgtgtgtgtgtgtgtgtgtgtgtgtgtgtgtgtgtgtgtgtgtgtgtgtatgtgtgtgtgtgtgtgtgtgtgtgtgtgtgtgtgtgtgtgtgtgtgtgtgtgtgtgtgtgtgtgtgtgggagggagagcgagtgtTTAACACGCCCAGGAGGTGTTCACCAGGGATAATGAACCGGGGTGAAAAGTGACACGCACGGCTGTGGGAACTGCAGCCAGGGTGCGTCTCCACAGCCCCGACACCAGCCAATCAACACTCAGAACCCGCCTCCAACACAAAACCAGCCAATCACAAAAGCCAAAACTCAGAATAAGCCAGCAAAATATGAGATGACTGAAAATGGCTTGGAATCGTAGCGAAATGAACACTGAAGTTGTATCTAgagaaacatttatttttaatcatcaaaaccaaaaaaaagagaTTAGAATGAACCACGAGCCATGAGCCACGAGCCCTGCAGGCCCACGGCGCCTGGGGGATGTTGACCGCAGAGGACACAGCTGTCGCCCAGCAGAGGAACGTGTCGAAATGTCGGAGGTGGGCGACTCCCAGTTCACAGAGTTTGTCACCCTGTAGACATCGATGGAGCTGGTgggtggggatgggggtgggggggggggagtcctgGTAGCAGACAGCTGCATGGCACACTTCTGCTGGGAAGTCAGAATGGGGCTGCGTTGTGTTTACTAATGATGGCGTTTCCTGGCGGCTAGATAAGGAGCACTGACCTGATAACATTTCAATGTACGCCATGATTTATATGTTTTCATACGTTTTCCCTCTCCTGCTGCCGCTAATAATGGATTTAATGCAGAGGTTAGATTTTAGTACTTGTTCAATGACAATAACGTTTAATCTAATCTAAATTAGATTACTATTATCTAGTATTGCGGTTACAATTCTGATATGTCATGTATCAGCCACAATCAGACTGTAATCTTAGTTAACAACTACCAATAAAAGTGCTTAATCTTTACCTGGGTTACGTAACTTTTGTTTTCTAGATAATCCAGCATGTTTCCCTCTAACCCAGAGGTGCTTGATCAAACACCCCGTCTCGACCGAGCACGTTCGCCTGTCTCCGGTCCTGTCACTCAGTAGCTGCTTCCGTTTATGATTCCCTATGAtctgcttctgctgctccttCGGGGTACACTCATCCTATCCACAGCTCCCGGTCCCcccggaagggggggggggggggggggggggggggggggggggggggggcggtgtgaacgggcCTCAGGAGATCCTCACACCTCACCATGGGAGAGAAGCTTTTCCCATGGACCCCCAGCCCGGGTGTCAGGCCAGCTCTGAGTGGTTCCCAGGAGCCGAGGTGACCGCCGTAGGTGCCACATCGCACCTCGGGGGCCTTATAGGGAAGGCCCTCGACTGCTGTTCCTCACAGAATCCCCTGCCTCCCTCCGCAGACACACTCACCGAGGAGAACCCTCCACCCACCGTCTTCTACTCCCAccagccaccagcagcagccatGGATGTGTCCTATTGCTCCGCTGCCCTGCTGCCAGAGACCCACAGCCAGCTCCCGTTTGACTACGAGGCCCTAATGGGCCCGGGCTGCTGGGCTCCGTCGGCCTGCGACCAGGCCTCCGACTCGGGATACTTCAGCGCCAGCGGCAGCAGCCTGTCGCCCACCTCCTCCGTGGACTCCTTCAGCTTCTCCCCGGCGCACctttctgctgctgccgccgctactgccgccgctgccgccgccatcGCCGGGCCGGAACCAGACGACTTGGACTGTCTGTTGTCCTCCCTGAACAGGCTGACGGGAGCTCccccggcggcagcggcggccgTCTCCAGCTGCTCCACCAGAACCCAGCAGAGCGGCTCGTCTCCAGCCAAGGCCCCCGCCAGCTCCgccgcctccaccgccaccaccagaaGGTCCTGGTCCCGGTTCCCCGGCCGGAAGAGGCAGACGGCCAGCGAGCGGGAGAAGATGAGGATGCGCGACCTGACCAAGTCGCTGAACTACCTGCGCTCCTTCCTGCCCGCCTCGGTGGCGCCGGCGGGGCAGACGCTGACCAAGATCGAGACGCTGCGCCTCACCATGCAGTACATCGGCCACCTGTCGGCCCAGCTGGGCCACGCCAGCCCGGAGGCCGCGCCCGAGGCCGGAGGTACCGCCGCGCCGCCGACGCAGCAGAACCTCCCCGCCTTCCAGCCCATGGTGGAGCAGCCTCTCAACGGCCGCTACGTCCCGGAggaacccctccaccaccaccaccaccaccactaccgccACGTCGTCATGGATACCGTCAGCCATCAGCAGAACCAGGCCACAGAACAACAGGTCCCTCTGCAGAATCACTATCAGGTACGGTCGTCTCCACGGTTACTGTTTTAACACTGATCGTTTCagaatgatttaaaaaatcccaaaaaaaaatgatCTTCTCAAAAAACGATTTTTTGAGAAGATCACTGTGTGTCGAAACGTTCTGCTGTTTGCTTGAAACTCACCTCCTGCTGTGTTCTTTCCTTCAGGGTTCCGGTTCATTCTGCAGTCCCTTGTTTAACGGGCAGTACTGGACCTCAGCCGACCTCCTGCAGCAGAACATGTTCTCCTCTTGAGCTGAAGGCTGAATCCCCAGCCCCACAACCCCAGCCACTGGACACTTTGTCTTCTACTGAAGGGCCATGGACCATGTAGTCAACTGAAGatctatttattttaatgtatttgttcatatttgtgtttatgtattttttttataccgATGGAGgagtagaaaataaaaatgaataatttatTAACATATTCCACGTTTCAGTGTGCGATCATTTTATCTTTATGTATACTAAACAACACTTCTAAAGAGCTCAGATTAAACCTACCGTATTGTCGAGGTTTCAAGTTTGTTCTGGGCTGGAACAAGATAGTTATGAAACGTAAACCTAGGCTGGTTATCAGACGGTTCTGGAATATGAGGTTCTGGAAGCTGGTTGCTAGTTGGTTTGTGAGTTGGTTTATAAGCGGGTTATAAGCTGGTTGTTCTCTCCCCAGTCCGAACAaggtcagacagagagagggggggggggggggggggggggcatgtcaaGCAGGTGCTAAACAGGGAACACTTCCACACCCTGCCGCTAAAGGGAagtcctccccacctccccgttCAGCTGCTGGGCCACGTCATCACCCCCAAGGTAGAgaatcggtctgtctgtctctgtatcagtctgcctctctctctgagtgaatgtctgtctgtctgtcgctctctctctgtctctctctctctcttgatccaTGTCTGTCACtcgctgtatgtctgtctgttcgatctctgtctgtcgctcactctctctgtctctctctgtctctctctctctctctctctctctcgatctgtGTCTGTCactcgctgtctgtctgtcagttccctccatttctctgtctgcctttctgtaTTTCGAGATTCAAAGGGCTTTATAGGTAGGTAAAACTTCcatttacattgccaaagcacaaaaagtttaattaattattaatagtatataataatgTATGATACATCATAATATattatctcttctctctctttgttaCTCTCTCTCCAAGGTAGagaatctgtctgtctgtctctgaatcagtctgtctctctctctgagtgagtgaatgtctgtctgtctgtctgtccgtcgctctctttccgtctctctctctcaaaaagtttaattaattattaatagtatataatatatgatataatatcataatatatgatctcctctctctcttggttACTGTGCGTGTCCCTTCCTCTCTACCACTCTGTAAACAAACTCAGGTGTTTTTGGGACCAACAGGGGGCCCTTTATGGCAGACATTTGGCCCCCAGGAGCCACTCTGTTTACAGCCGAGGCTGATGTACCTCGGGAGTGGTGAGGACACACCGGGATGAGAGTCGAAGGACAGATTGACTCAAAAGAGTTGAGCTGGTGAAGAGGAAATGTGCGCGGGTCTGATAGAGAGGAAATGTACAGAAACACACCGTTTTCCTCCATAAAATAATTTAGATAAAATTTGTATAAACATTTACATACATAGTATTTACCATTTTGCTAAAAAATGTTTCTCATTTCACTGACAATAAAATCATTACATTTATAtcacaaaatatacaaaaaatacaaaatgaatcttgTGTATAGTTTGGTGTGTTTGGTTTCATTAGCTGCTTTGTTTTGTACTGAAAACAGAACATTAGATTACACTTTcctatttttttactttatacgTCTTTTATCAGAAATAGTGACatagtaaatatatatatttatatatatgttattatattattaatagtaAAGTGCTCTCACTGATTTCATTGATCTACGTGGCTAGCATTAGTACAATTCCCCGGATAATTGGACAAGAATTAACACCAATTCAACTGAAAACGATTGATGGCTTCCCAATGGATCCACCACAGGGCAGAAGACAACACCAACTGTGGTGAGATTAAGGTTGAAGTTTTGGTTTAGCTTCCTCTGTGAACCAAGAAAGGATCTGGTCCTTGTGGCTCGACACCCACTTGATGTTGACCCGGGTTCGCTCCAGAGCCTGTTGGAAGTTCGGTGCCCGCGGGCTGCTCTTGACCGCCTTCTCGAAGCGCAGCAGCTGGGAGGAGAAACGCCACAAAGAGAGCTTTGCTCAGCGTCGAGTGTTAACGGACACATGGAGGCCAGCACAGCCACAGGCAGAACGGTTAAAAAGCACAtaaagatatataatatatatatgtatataatataatataaattatataacgAATATACAATTGTCAATGTTCAGTTATTTTTGATATGTCAAGGCCGTTCTAAACACTAAGTAGTAAAAAATGAATACAAAGAGCAGCATCTACACCAGTGGTGTGTGTACCAAAAAACTAAAGGATAGTTATTTTAAAGTATATATCATTGGGTGCACTGTGCAAGTGCATGTAAAAAAATTGACTTTGTTTTTAAAGGCGCTATGCTAATAAAGTTAGATTATTGGTATGTATTGCACACAGACTATCATTGGCCTACATGAACATATCATACAGAAGACTAAAACACCACACTTGCTGTTGATATTGATAACCGATTCACGTTACTCTAAAATACTACGGTAGGGCTTGAGCTTCACCTCATTGTACTCAAACTCGCTGGCAAAGCGTCTGGTGACACTGTAGAGAAGCGATTCGAAGGAGATGGAGCCCTTTCCATAGCTGGAGAACAGAATCAACATGTAATCAATAACCAATATAAACAATCCTACAATGCTTCTGAGTATTACATTTTTCCTAATCAATGTTTGATCCTTTATGGCACCAAGTCTTTTTATTCGTCTTAAATGTGTTTACATTCTATAACAGTTTcaattgtatttaaaaaatcaTCATTATCATTGTTACTTCTCAAAACGgaaattatttacatttataaatgaTTTAAATAGGAATTTTCGAGTTCAGTTTCATGTGCCCAGCCTCGTCTACCGTGGGAATCGAACCGCCAACCCTCGAGCCCGAGCTCCACCACTCACTCATAAACCAGGTACTCCCAGTGGGCCCGGACAAAGTCCCACACCAGCGGCTGACCCACGACGTTCGCCGCGATGGAGTTGATCACATACGAGGCGTCCTGCTTGCGGATTCTCCCCGAGTCCAAACAGTACTCCAGATACCTGGCGGACAgcgaggtcaggggtcaagctAGGATCAAAGACCATGGATTCCTTCGGCACATGCTATCATATGCTTTTTAATCCTCTAAATATTAAAAAATCGACATAAACCTTAAGGgtctgacagagagacagccacACCCCCCACATTGTCaaagaataaataataattgtatacattatattataataatacaatagtGGATTGATATTTTATTGATGAATCTAATACTTGGACAACTGCATTAGTCAAActtttggtaacactttataataagttaacataataaatagcaaactagtcattacccaaccctttgttaatatttgttaatgttactaaaatatctatttggcacaagttaatcgttttttcatcattgattaaatattagttgtttgcataaccctaaccctaacacacggccctaaccctaaccctaaccctgacacacggccctaaccctaacacacgaccctaaccctagcacacggccctaaccctaaccagcgacaCTCTGCGGTCAACGAAAAATAACTATCAACTTGTgcaaaatagatattttagaaacaattaacaaatattaacaaagggttaggcaATGACTAGTTTACTATTTATCATGGCACCTTATCCTAAAGTGTTACCCAACATTTTCCCCACTCTCCAAGAGAAACATCTACCCAGCGCTTCGACACACACGGTGGCGTCCTCTGTCCCCAGacaccccccagacccccaccagacccccaccagacccccaccagacccccaccagacccccaccagaccccccccagacccccgccggccccccacCGGGTGAGGATCCAGGGCTGCTTGCTGCAGGCCATGGCCCACAGCAGCTTCTCGGCCTCCGACGCCACGCTGGCGTTCTTGTACATGCTCCAGGCGAAGTCCCACTCCCGCTGCCCGCCCGCTGCGAGGCCGTTGCAGTACACTGTGGAGCGCAGGTTGGGGCTGATCCTGGGAAGAGACGCCGCGTCAGGGAGGCAGTCCAGACTCCAGATACAGGGGATGCAGTGTGTTGCGtgttatcagaatcagaatcagattcagaatcagaatcagaatcagattcagaatcagaatcagaatcagaaaggatttaattgccaaGAAGGGTTTTACACCAACCAGGAATTTGGCTTGGTGATTAAGGTGCATACATACATCCCATTATACATGGGATTTAGCATGTTGTGTGTTAAACATTTGATTTAGCAGGTTGTGTGTTAAACATTTGATTCAGCATGTTGTGTGTTAAACATTTGATTTAGCAGGTTGTGTGTTAAACATTTGATTTAGCAGGTTGTGTGTTAAACATTTGATTGAGCATGTTGTGTGTTAAACATTTTATTTAGCATGTTGTGTTATACATTTGCTTTAGGATGTTGTGTTATACATTTGATGaagcatgttgtgttttatACATGTGATAAAGCCTGATGTATGTTAAACATTTGATTTAGCATGTCGTGTGTTATACAAGGGATTTAGCATGTTGTGTGTTATATATGTGATATAGCGTGTTGTGTGTTATACATGTGATTTAGCATGTTGTGTGTTATAAATGTGATTTAGCATGTTGTGTGTTAACATACGGATTGTTAGAAGGGTTTTTCATCCAGGCATTGAACAAGTTATAGGTGAGGTCTTCACAGGCTTTCAGACCATTCTTACATGCCAGCTGGATGGCTACCACCTGGTtgtacctacacacaaacacacacacacacacacacacacacacacacacacacacacacacacacacacacacacacacacacacacacacacacacacacacacacacacacaccatcaaaaaTCGAATTTTAATCATCAGGCAGATGTTAatccatattatttatttttggctaaacaataataaatcaaatcattaAAACATTATAAAATCAAATGTCTACCAATACTGTCTACCAATGGTTTTTGGTCGACAACAACAGAGTTGTCATATTATGGATTATAATCGGATTCTCATTCAAATCGAAAGGAAACCAAACAGCAAGATATCTTTAGGAATAGTAGATTACCAATGAAGGAGAGACTTGTTTACACATAAGAAAACGAGATTGAAGCGGATGTGCAGAGAAAGCTGTCTTACTGGTCGGTGTGC
It encodes:
- the LOC132472389 gene encoding mesoderm posterior protein 1-like produces the protein MGPGCWAPSACDQASDSGYFSASGSSLSPTSSVDSFSFSPAHLSAAAAATAAAAAAIAGPEPDDLDCLLSSLNRLTGAPPAAAAAVSSCSTRTQQSGSSPAKAPASSAASTATTRRSWSRFPGRKRQTASEREKMRMRDLTKSLNYLRSFLPASVAPAGQTLTKIETLRLTMQYIGHLSAQLGHASPEAAPEAGGTAAPPTQQNLPAFQPMVEQPLNGRYVPEEPLHHHHHHHYRHVVMDTVSHQQNQATEQQVPLQNHYQGSGSFCSPLFNGQYWTSADLLQQNMFSS